The proteins below come from a single Columba livia isolate bColLiv1 breed racing homer chromosome 28, bColLiv1.pat.W.v2, whole genome shotgun sequence genomic window:
- the LOC102096162 gene encoding dual specificity protein kinase CLK2 isoform X1 translates to MPHSRRYRSSERSSRGSYHERYRSRKHKRRRTRSRSSSSERDRRHRREDSYHVRSRSYDDHSADRRAYDRRYCDSYRRNDYSRERGEAYYEPEYRHSYEYRRSRDREGSYRSCKSSRRKHRRRRRRSRSFSRSSSQRSRQSSRRAKSVEDDDEGHLIYRIGDWLQERYEIISTLGEGTFGRVVQCIDHRRGGARVALKIIKNVEKYKEAARLEINVLEKINEKDPENTNLCVRMFDWFDYHGHMCISFELLGLSTFDFLKDNNYLPYPIHQVRHMAFQVCQAVKFLHDNKLTHTDLKPENILFVNSDYELSYNLEKKRDERSVKSTAIRVVDFGSATFDHEHHSTIVSTRHYRAPEVILELGWSQPCDVWSIGCIIFEYYVGFTLFQTHDNREHLAMMERILGPIPSRMIRKTRKQKYFYHGRLDWDENTSAGRYVRENCKPLRRYLNSEAEDHHRLFDLIESMLEYEPSKRITLTEALKHPFFDMLEMEPSTKMWDSSRDISR, encoded by the exons ATGCCTCACTCTCGAAGGTACCGCTCGTCGGAGCGCAGCAGCCGCGGCAGCTACCACGAGCGCTACAGGAGCCGCAAGCACAAGAGGCGGCGGACGCGGTCGCGATCGAGCAGCAGCGAGCGTGACCGCCGGCACCGTCGGGAAGACAGTTACCACGTTCGGTCCAGGAG CTACGACGACCACTCAGCCGACAGGAGGGCCTACGACCGGCGTTACTGTGACAGCTACCGGCGCAACGATTACAGCCGTGAGCGAGGAGAAGCTTACTATGAACCCGAATACCGTCATTCCTATGAGTACCGGCGCTCCCGGGACCGCGAGGGCAGCTACCGGAGCTGCAAAAGCAGCCGGCGTAAGCACAGGCGGAGGCGGCGCCGCAGCCGGTCCTTTAGTCGCTCCTCATCG CAGCGGAGTCGACAGAGCAGCAGAAGGGCCAAGAGTGTGGAGGACGACGACGAGGGGCATCTGATCTATCGCATCGGCGACTGGCTACAAGAAAGAT ATGAGATTATTAGCACTTTAGGGGAAGGCACGTTCGGCAGAGTGGTGCAGTGCATCGATCACCGGAG GGGCGGTGCACGTGTCGCTCTCAAAATCATTAAAAACGTGGAGAAATACAAAGAGGCTGCTCGGCTGGAAATTAATGTGCTGGAGAAAATCAACGAGAAGGATCCTGAGAACACGAA TCTCTGCGTCAGGATGTTTGACTGGTTTGACTACCACGGCCACATGTGCATCTCCTTCGAACTGCTGGGGCTCAGCACCTTCGATTTCCTGAAGGACAACAACTATCTGCCTTACCCCATCCACCAAGTGCGGCACATGGCCTTCCAGGTGTGCCAGGCCGTGAAAT TTCTCCACGACAATAAACTCACTCACACTGACCTCAAGCCGGAGAACATCCTCTTTGTGAACTCTGACTACGAACTCTCCTACAACCTGGAGAAG AAGCGGGACGAGCGGAGCGTGAAGAGCACGGCCATCCGAGTGGTGGACTTCGGCAGCGCCACGTTCGATCACGAGCATCACAGCACCATCGTCTCGACCAGGCACTACCGGGCCCCAGAAGTCATCCTGG AGCTTGGCTGGAGCCAGCCCTGTGATGTGTGGAGCATCGGCTGCATCATCTTTGAGTATTATGTGGGTTTCACCCTGTTTCAG ACGCACGACAACCGGGAGCACCTGGCCATGATGGAGAGGATCTTGGGGCCAATTCCTTCTCGGATGATCCGCAAGACGAG gaaacagaaatatttctaccACGGGCGCCTGGACTGGGATGAGAACACTTCTGCTGGCCGCTACGTCAGGGAGAACTGCAAGCCGCTGCGG cgCTACCTGAACTCTGAGGCCGAGGACCACCACCGCCTTTTCGACCTCATCGAGAGCATGCTGGAGTACGAGCCGTCCAAGCGCATCACCCTGACCGAAGCCCTCAAGCATCCCTTCTTCGACATGCTGGAGATGGAGCCGAGCACAAAAATGTGGGACTCTAGCCGGGACATCAGCCGGTGA
- the LOC102096162 gene encoding dual specificity protein kinase CLK2 isoform X2, protein MPHSRRYRSSERSSRGSYHERYRSRKHKRRRTRSRSSSSERDRRHRREDSYHVRSRSYDDHSADRRAYDRRYCDSYRRNDYSRERGEAYYEPEYRHSYEYRRSRDREGSYRSCKSSRRKHRRRRRRSRSFSRSSSRSRQSSRRAKSVEDDDEGHLIYRIGDWLQERYEIISTLGEGTFGRVVQCIDHRRGGARVALKIIKNVEKYKEAARLEINVLEKINEKDPENTNLCVRMFDWFDYHGHMCISFELLGLSTFDFLKDNNYLPYPIHQVRHMAFQVCQAVKFLHDNKLTHTDLKPENILFVNSDYELSYNLEKKRDERSVKSTAIRVVDFGSATFDHEHHSTIVSTRHYRAPEVILELGWSQPCDVWSIGCIIFEYYVGFTLFQTHDNREHLAMMERILGPIPSRMIRKTRKQKYFYHGRLDWDENTSAGRYVRENCKPLRRYLNSEAEDHHRLFDLIESMLEYEPSKRITLTEALKHPFFDMLEMEPSTKMWDSSRDISR, encoded by the exons ATGCCTCACTCTCGAAGGTACCGCTCGTCGGAGCGCAGCAGCCGCGGCAGCTACCACGAGCGCTACAGGAGCCGCAAGCACAAGAGGCGGCGGACGCGGTCGCGATCGAGCAGCAGCGAGCGTGACCGCCGGCACCGTCGGGAAGACAGTTACCACGTTCGGTCCAGGAG CTACGACGACCACTCAGCCGACAGGAGGGCCTACGACCGGCGTTACTGTGACAGCTACCGGCGCAACGATTACAGCCGTGAGCGAGGAGAAGCTTACTATGAACCCGAATACCGTCATTCCTATGAGTACCGGCGCTCCCGGGACCGCGAGGGCAGCTACCGGAGCTGCAAAAGCAGCCGGCGTAAGCACAGGCGGAGGCGGCGCCGCAGCCGGTCCTTTAGTCGCTCCTCATCG CGGAGTCGACAGAGCAGCAGAAGGGCCAAGAGTGTGGAGGACGACGACGAGGGGCATCTGATCTATCGCATCGGCGACTGGCTACAAGAAAGAT ATGAGATTATTAGCACTTTAGGGGAAGGCACGTTCGGCAGAGTGGTGCAGTGCATCGATCACCGGAG GGGCGGTGCACGTGTCGCTCTCAAAATCATTAAAAACGTGGAGAAATACAAAGAGGCTGCTCGGCTGGAAATTAATGTGCTGGAGAAAATCAACGAGAAGGATCCTGAGAACACGAA TCTCTGCGTCAGGATGTTTGACTGGTTTGACTACCACGGCCACATGTGCATCTCCTTCGAACTGCTGGGGCTCAGCACCTTCGATTTCCTGAAGGACAACAACTATCTGCCTTACCCCATCCACCAAGTGCGGCACATGGCCTTCCAGGTGTGCCAGGCCGTGAAAT TTCTCCACGACAATAAACTCACTCACACTGACCTCAAGCCGGAGAACATCCTCTTTGTGAACTCTGACTACGAACTCTCCTACAACCTGGAGAAG AAGCGGGACGAGCGGAGCGTGAAGAGCACGGCCATCCGAGTGGTGGACTTCGGCAGCGCCACGTTCGATCACGAGCATCACAGCACCATCGTCTCGACCAGGCACTACCGGGCCCCAGAAGTCATCCTGG AGCTTGGCTGGAGCCAGCCCTGTGATGTGTGGAGCATCGGCTGCATCATCTTTGAGTATTATGTGGGTTTCACCCTGTTTCAG ACGCACGACAACCGGGAGCACCTGGCCATGATGGAGAGGATCTTGGGGCCAATTCCTTCTCGGATGATCCGCAAGACGAG gaaacagaaatatttctaccACGGGCGCCTGGACTGGGATGAGAACACTTCTGCTGGCCGCTACGTCAGGGAGAACTGCAAGCCGCTGCGG cgCTACCTGAACTCTGAGGCCGAGGACCACCACCGCCTTTTCGACCTCATCGAGAGCATGCTGGAGTACGAGCCGTCCAAGCGCATCACCCTGACCGAAGCCCTCAAGCATCCCTTCTTCGACATGCTGGAGATGGAGCCGAGCACAAAAATGTGGGACTCTAGCCGGGACATCAGCCGGTGA
- the LOC102096162 gene encoding dual specificity protein kinase CLK2 isoform X4: MFDWFDYHGHMCISFELLGLSTFDFLKDNNYLPYPIHQVRHMAFQVCQAVKFLHDNKLTHTDLKPENILFVNSDYELSYNLEKKRDERSVKSTAIRVVDFGSATFDHEHHSTIVSTRHYRAPEVILELGWSQPCDVWSIGCIIFEYYVGFTLFQTHDNREHLAMMERILGPIPSRMIRKTRKQKYFYHGRLDWDENTSAGRYVRENCKPLRRYLNSEAEDHHRLFDLIESMLEYEPSKRITLTEALKHPFFDMLEMEPSTKMWDSSRDISR, encoded by the exons ATGTTTGACTGGTTTGACTACCACGGCCACATGTGCATCTCCTTCGAACTGCTGGGGCTCAGCACCTTCGATTTCCTGAAGGACAACAACTATCTGCCTTACCCCATCCACCAAGTGCGGCACATGGCCTTCCAGGTGTGCCAGGCCGTGAAAT TTCTCCACGACAATAAACTCACTCACACTGACCTCAAGCCGGAGAACATCCTCTTTGTGAACTCTGACTACGAACTCTCCTACAACCTGGAGAAG AAGCGGGACGAGCGGAGCGTGAAGAGCACGGCCATCCGAGTGGTGGACTTCGGCAGCGCCACGTTCGATCACGAGCATCACAGCACCATCGTCTCGACCAGGCACTACCGGGCCCCAGAAGTCATCCTGG AGCTTGGCTGGAGCCAGCCCTGTGATGTGTGGAGCATCGGCTGCATCATCTTTGAGTATTATGTGGGTTTCACCCTGTTTCAG ACGCACGACAACCGGGAGCACCTGGCCATGATGGAGAGGATCTTGGGGCCAATTCCTTCTCGGATGATCCGCAAGACGAG gaaacagaaatatttctaccACGGGCGCCTGGACTGGGATGAGAACACTTCTGCTGGCCGCTACGTCAGGGAGAACTGCAAGCCGCTGCGG cgCTACCTGAACTCTGAGGCCGAGGACCACCACCGCCTTTTCGACCTCATCGAGAGCATGCTGGAGTACGAGCCGTCCAAGCGCATCACCCTGACCGAAGCCCTCAAGCATCCCTTCTTCGACATGCTGGAGATGGAGCCGAGCACAAAAATGTGGGACTCTAGCCGGGACATCAGCCGGTGA
- the LOC102096162 gene encoding dual specificity protein kinase CLK2 isoform X5 codes for MPHSRRYRSSERSSRGSYHERYRSRKHKRRRTRSRSSSSERDRRHRREDSYHVRSRSYDDHSADRRAYDRRYCDSYRRNDYSRERGEAYYEPEYRHSYEYRRSRDREGSYRSCKSSRRKHRRRRRRSRSFSRSSSQRSRQSSRRAKSVEDDDEGHLIYRIGDWLQERYEIISTLGEGTFGRVVQCIDHRRGGARVALKIIKNVEKYKEAARLEINVLEKINEKDPENTNLCVRMFDWFDYHGHMCISFELLGLSTFDFLKDNNYLPYPIHQVRHMAFQVCQAVKFLHDNKLTHTDLKPENILFVNSDYELSYNLEKKRDERSVKSTAIRVVDFGSATFDHEHHSTIVSTRHYRAPEVILELGWSQPCDVWSIGCIIFEYYVGFTLFQTHDNREHLAMMERILGPIPSRMIRKTRKQKYFYHGRLDWDENTSAGRYVRENCKPLRDPTALQPRPGPAALDSYNPFESGAPPPPYQAPSAAPPPLPPAGVSPPQAAAQPPRRTSPTEPRNYGSYGTQASAAAATAELLKRQEELNRKAEELDRRERELQNAALGGAATRPNNWPPLPSFCPVKPCFYQDIPVEIPADFQKTVSTMYYLWMASTIALFLNFLSSLAWFCVDASSGSGFGLSILWALLYTPCSFVCWYRPMYKAFRSDSSFNFFVFFFVFFAQNVMYVLQAIGIPNWGFCGWILSLIALRKNTAVAVMMILVSLSFTAVAVLGIIMLKKIHSLYRRTGASFQKAQEEFAAGVFSNQAVRTAAANAAAGAATNAFRAP; via the exons ATGCCTCACTCTCGAAGGTACCGCTCGTCGGAGCGCAGCAGCCGCGGCAGCTACCACGAGCGCTACAGGAGCCGCAAGCACAAGAGGCGGCGGACGCGGTCGCGATCGAGCAGCAGCGAGCGTGACCGCCGGCACCGTCGGGAAGACAGTTACCACGTTCGGTCCAGGAG CTACGACGACCACTCAGCCGACAGGAGGGCCTACGACCGGCGTTACTGTGACAGCTACCGGCGCAACGATTACAGCCGTGAGCGAGGAGAAGCTTACTATGAACCCGAATACCGTCATTCCTATGAGTACCGGCGCTCCCGGGACCGCGAGGGCAGCTACCGGAGCTGCAAAAGCAGCCGGCGTAAGCACAGGCGGAGGCGGCGCCGCAGCCGGTCCTTTAGTCGCTCCTCATCG CAGCGGAGTCGACAGAGCAGCAGAAGGGCCAAGAGTGTGGAGGACGACGACGAGGGGCATCTGATCTATCGCATCGGCGACTGGCTACAAGAAAGAT ATGAGATTATTAGCACTTTAGGGGAAGGCACGTTCGGCAGAGTGGTGCAGTGCATCGATCACCGGAG GGGCGGTGCACGTGTCGCTCTCAAAATCATTAAAAACGTGGAGAAATACAAAGAGGCTGCTCGGCTGGAAATTAATGTGCTGGAGAAAATCAACGAGAAGGATCCTGAGAACACGAA TCTCTGCGTCAGGATGTTTGACTGGTTTGACTACCACGGCCACATGTGCATCTCCTTCGAACTGCTGGGGCTCAGCACCTTCGATTTCCTGAAGGACAACAACTATCTGCCTTACCCCATCCACCAAGTGCGGCACATGGCCTTCCAGGTGTGCCAGGCCGTGAAAT TTCTCCACGACAATAAACTCACTCACACTGACCTCAAGCCGGAGAACATCCTCTTTGTGAACTCTGACTACGAACTCTCCTACAACCTGGAGAAG AAGCGGGACGAGCGGAGCGTGAAGAGCACGGCCATCCGAGTGGTGGACTTCGGCAGCGCCACGTTCGATCACGAGCATCACAGCACCATCGTCTCGACCAGGCACTACCGGGCCCCAGAAGTCATCCTGG AGCTTGGCTGGAGCCAGCCCTGTGATGTGTGGAGCATCGGCTGCATCATCTTTGAGTATTATGTGGGTTTCACCCTGTTTCAG ACGCACGACAACCGGGAGCACCTGGCCATGATGGAGAGGATCTTGGGGCCAATTCCTTCTCGGATGATCCGCAAGACGAG gaaacagaaatatttctaccACGGGCGCCTGGACTGGGATGAGAACACTTCTGCTGGCCGCTACGTCAGGGAGAACTGCAAGCCGCTGCGG GACCCCACGGcgctgcagccccggcccggTCCCGCGGCGCTGGACTCCTACAACCCCTTCGAGAGCGGCGCG ccgccgccgccctaCCAGGCGCCAtcggcggccccgccgccgcttCCCCCGGCCGGGGTGTCCCCGCCGCAAGCGGCCGCGCAGCCCCCGCGGAGAACCAGCCCCACGGAGCCCCGCAACTACGGCTCCTACGGCACACAG GCCTCGGCGGCGGCCGCCACGGCCGAGCTGCTGAagcggcaggaggagctgaaCCGCAAAGCGGAGGAGCTGGACCGGCGGGAGCGGGAGCTGCAGAATGCGGCCCTCGGTGGTGCTGCAA CGAGGCCGAACAACTGGCCCCCGTTGCCGTCGTTCTGCCCGGTGAAGCCTTGCTTCTACCAGGACATCCCCGTGGAGATCCCCGCTGACTTCCAGAAGACCGTTTCTACCATGTATTACCTCTGGATGG CCAGCACCATCGCTCTCTTCCTGAACTTCTTGTCCTCGCTGGCCTGGTTCTGCGTGGACGCCTCGTCCGGTTCGGGGTTCGGCCTCTCCATTCTCTGGGCTCTGCTCTACACGCCCTGCTCCTTCGTCTGCTGGTACAGGCCGATGTACAAAGCGTTCAG GAGCGACAGTTCGTTCaacttctttgtcttcttcttcGTCTTCTTTGCCCAGAACGTGATGTACGTGCTGCAGGCCATCGGCATACCCAACTGGGGATTCTG TGGCTGGATATTGAGCCTGATAGCGCTGCGCAAGAACACAGCCGTGGCCGTGATGATGATCTTGGTGTCCTTGTCCTTCACGGcagtggctgtgctgggcaTCATTATGCTGAAAAAG ATCCACTCTCTGTACCGCCGGACGGGCGCCAGCTTCCAGAAGGCGCAGGAGGAGTTTGCCGCGGGGGTCTTCTCCAACCAGGCGGTGCGCACGGCGGCCGCCAACGCTGCCGCGGGCGCCGCCACCAACGCCTTCCGGGCGCCCTAA
- the LOC102096162 gene encoding secretory carrier-associated membrane protein 3 isoform X3, translating into MAQRGGPAVLPDNPFQDPTALQPRPGPAALDSYNPFESGAPPPPYQAPSAAPPPLPPAGVSPPQAAAQPPRRTSPTEPRNYGSYGTQASAAAATAELLKRQEELNRKAEELDRRERELQNAALGGAATRPNNWPPLPSFCPVKPCFYQDIPVEIPADFQKTVSTMYYLWMASTIALFLNFLSSLAWFCVDASSGSGFGLSILWALLYTPCSFVCWYRPMYKAFRSDSSFNFFVFFFVFFAQNVMYVLQAIGIPNWGFCGWILSLIALRKNTAVAVMMILVSLSFTAVAVLGIIMLKKIHSLYRRTGASFQKAQEEFAAGVFSNQAVRTAAANAAAGAATNAFRAP; encoded by the exons ATGGCCCAGCGCGGCGGCCCCGCAGTGCTCCCGGACAACCCCTTCCAG GACCCCACGGcgctgcagccccggcccggTCCCGCGGCGCTGGACTCCTACAACCCCTTCGAGAGCGGCGCG ccgccgccgccctaCCAGGCGCCAtcggcggccccgccgccgcttCCCCCGGCCGGGGTGTCCCCGCCGCAAGCGGCCGCGCAGCCCCCGCGGAGAACCAGCCCCACGGAGCCCCGCAACTACGGCTCCTACGGCACACAG GCCTCGGCGGCGGCCGCCACGGCCGAGCTGCTGAagcggcaggaggagctgaaCCGCAAAGCGGAGGAGCTGGACCGGCGGGAGCGGGAGCTGCAGAATGCGGCCCTCGGTGGTGCTGCAA CGAGGCCGAACAACTGGCCCCCGTTGCCGTCGTTCTGCCCGGTGAAGCCTTGCTTCTACCAGGACATCCCCGTGGAGATCCCCGCTGACTTCCAGAAGACCGTTTCTACCATGTATTACCTCTGGATGG CCAGCACCATCGCTCTCTTCCTGAACTTCTTGTCCTCGCTGGCCTGGTTCTGCGTGGACGCCTCGTCCGGTTCGGGGTTCGGCCTCTCCATTCTCTGGGCTCTGCTCTACACGCCCTGCTCCTTCGTCTGCTGGTACAGGCCGATGTACAAAGCGTTCAG GAGCGACAGTTCGTTCaacttctttgtcttcttcttcGTCTTCTTTGCCCAGAACGTGATGTACGTGCTGCAGGCCATCGGCATACCCAACTGGGGATTCTG TGGCTGGATATTGAGCCTGATAGCGCTGCGCAAGAACACAGCCGTGGCCGTGATGATGATCTTGGTGTCCTTGTCCTTCACGGcagtggctgtgctgggcaTCATTATGCTGAAAAAG ATCCACTCTCTGTACCGCCGGACGGGCGCCAGCTTCCAGAAGGCGCAGGAGGAGTTTGCCGCGGGGGTCTTCTCCAACCAGGCGGTGCGCACGGCGGCCGCCAACGCTGCCGCGGGCGCCGCCACCAACGCCTTCCGGGCGCCCTAA